The Rhodospirillaceae bacterium genome has a window encoding:
- a CDS encoding ribonucleotide-diphosphate reductase subunit beta: MNSISPSTKPSLLTPSHSYKPFRYPWAHDFWKRQQQIHWMPEEVPLGEDCKDWANNLTDSERNLLTQIFRFFTQSDVEVNDNYMERYSRVFKPTEIKMMLAAFSNIETVHIAAYALLLETIGMPESEFTAFLEYEEMAAKHDYMQKFTVDNPAEIARTVAMFGGFTEGLQLFASFAMLLNFPRQNKMKGMGQIVSWSVRDESLHCEGMIKLFHTFCQETQCLTPALKDDITDCARTVVDMEDKFIDLAFEMGPINGMTPKDIQSYIRYIADWRLQQLGLQPIYNIKEHPIPWLEEILNGVEHANFFEARATEYSKNATRGEWHGADGVWAHFDKMAARNKETAAS, encoded by the coding sequence ATGAATAGTATTTCACCCAGCACCAAGCCCAGCCTGTTAACGCCGAGCCATAGCTATAAGCCGTTCCGGTATCCGTGGGCGCATGACTTCTGGAAACGCCAGCAGCAGATTCACTGGATGCCGGAAGAAGTGCCTTTGGGTGAAGATTGTAAAGACTGGGCGAATAATCTAACGGATTCCGAGCGCAACCTTCTGACTCAGATTTTCCGTTTCTTCACACAGTCCGATGTTGAAGTGAACGACAATTACATGGAGCGTTACAGCCGGGTCTTTAAGCCAACGGAAATTAAAATGATGTTGGCCGCGTTCTCGAATATCGAGACTGTTCACATTGCCGCGTATGCGCTTCTGCTTGAGACAATCGGCATGCCCGAGAGTGAATTTACCGCCTTTCTTGAATATGAAGAAATGGCAGCCAAGCATGATTACATGCAAAAATTTACCGTCGACAATCCGGCGGAAATTGCGCGCACTGTCGCAATGTTTGGTGGCTTCACCGAGGGGCTGCAGCTGTTTGCCAGCTTCGCCATGCTATTGAACTTCCCGCGCCAAAATAAAATGAAGGGTATGGGGCAAATCGTGTCGTGGTCGGTGCGTGATGAAAGCCTGCATTGTGAAGGCATGATCAAACTCTTTCATACCTTTTGCCAGGAAACACAATGCCTGACGCCTGCCTTGAAGGATGACATTACGGATTGCGCCCGCACGGTTGTCGATATGGAAGACAAATTTATCGACCTGGCGTTTGAAATGGGGCCTATCAATGGCATGACGCCAAAGGATATTCAGTCGTATATCCGTTACATTGCAGATTGGCGTTTGCAGCAACTTGGCCTGCAGCCAATTTACAATATCAAAGAACATCCTATTCCCTGGTTGGAAGAAATTCTAAATGGTGTTGAGCATGCCAACTTCTTTGAAGCGCGTGCCACGGAATATTCAAAGAATGCGACCAGGGGTGAATGGCACGGGGCTGATGGTGTTTGGGCGCATTTCGACAAAATGGCCGCGCGGAATAAAGAGACTGCTGCATCTTAA